The Rhinoderma darwinii isolate aRhiDar2 chromosome 8, aRhiDar2.hap1, whole genome shotgun sequence genome has a window encoding:
- the LOC142659886 gene encoding uncharacterized protein LOC142659886 isoform X1 — MSDLCRLCSSQLRGSRRKWLFGGSGSLPALFSHVVGTPVLRNSTGSTSRPVKGKGRPEDAEFLCGKCCHSLNVYQRYDQVLSRMRELYEQRSTRLVTEKEKLLFTLRTIHARAWDLPPPEYQHGHQDRNTPGYRGSYNDLRSPGYNKSRNNSLSPGYQSSCPTSPFPDRPGSFHGSLGSLSSGTPSKSYQQLLDHDRSKWEHESWWDDRHRGCSRCIKGEKCHSCSSWRVSDANYESVCTVPRRKKHNSGADDGSSVLLRSKSLGSFGGESISSKGSLLSLSASSLDSLSFMGEEGEEVFWKPKSPLASSPPSFPLPKAVVGEMLKSLKKIKYSPVKTPTRSKIPVRGQPRARAENVDQCIEEDDYERPRIEEPAGDLDAYMGIGTEVCRTQASHSLHIRETLNWLETQLKTAQSGGTSSGQQDQVIEQQELIRELIKRLKFKEEVLEDSLTLLLTLPVASDPSGELITDFVERLKEREEQIKQREGDELSEVKRQRASEVKRLQEELRSREEDITRLSKVLRDNQDTITALRDILGEKDFTIQRLEVALDSAVRSSASQDALRLSALRQKDSLIAAVQGALSSSNQDVEALADSLLSHGLEEFSTSIPGLSAPNPLVSQLQEKGRLLSQAHADNQRQRVGHQRDIQDLLNALNESQTLLQEQLRHCKKRLQDGAQEQKMLRETLREKEGELQEVRRRHNADQHQVNAKLLQLQDSARERDHATKKLLQDAESRDQMIKKLQDRLSLGGGIRNTL, encoded by the exons ATGTCAGACCTTTGCCGCCTTTGCTCCTCTCAACTTCGTGGGTCACGCCGCAAGTGGCTCTTTGGGGGCTCTGGATCCCTCCCTGCCTTATTCTCCCATGTAGTAGGTACCCCCGTCCTCCGCAATTCAACTGGATCAACCTCCAGACCTGTCAAAGGAAAGGGAAGACCAGAAGATGCAGAGTTTCTCTGTGGAAAGTGCTGCCACTCGCTCAATGTCTACCAACGCTATGACCAGGTGTTGTCTCGCATGCGGGAGCTGTATGAGCAGAGGTCCACTCGCCTGGTAACAGAGAAGGAGAAACTTTTGTTTACCTTACGTACTATTCACGCCAGAGCCTGGGACCTTCCACCACCTGAGTACCAACATGGGCATCAAGACCGTAATACACCTGGATATCGGGGTTCTTACAATGATCTCCGTTCTCCTGGCTATAATAAGTCTCGGAATAATTCCCTTTCTCCAGGATACCAAAGTTCATGTCCAACTTCTCCCTTTCCTGACCGTCCTGGGTCTTTCCATGGCTCCTTGGGTTCTTTGTCTTCTGGTACTCCTTCGAAGTCCTATCAACAACTCCTGGACCATGACCGCTCAAAGTGGGAGCATGAGAGCTGGTGGGATGACCGCCACAGGGGCTGCTCACGTTGCATCAAGGGTGAAAAGTGTCATtcttgctcctcctggagagttTCTGACGCCAATTATGAGTCTGTATGTACTGTCCCTCGAAGAAAGAAGCATAATAGTGGAGCAGATGACGGTAGTTCGGTTCTTCTAAGGAGCAAATCTCTGGGAAGCTTTGGTGGAGAAAGCATCAGCAGTAAGGGCTCCCTCCTGTCCTTATCAGCCTCTTCTTTGGATTCTCTTTCTTTCATGggggaagaaggagaagaagtatTTTGGAAACCAAAGTCTCCTTTGGCCTCATCTCCTCCTTCGTTTCCTTTACCCAAAGCTGTGGTGGGAGAAATGTTAAAAAGCTTGAAGAAAATTAAGTACAGTCCAGTTAAAACCCCAACAAGGAGCAAGATACCTGTAAGAGGTCAACCGAGGGCAAGGGCAGAAAACGTGGACCAATGTATAGAAGAAGATGACTATGAGAGACCACGGATAGAAGAACCTGCAGGAGACTTGGATGCATACATGGGAATTGGAACTGAG GTCTGCAGGACTCAAGCCTCTCATTCCCTTCACATTCGGGAGACCCTTAACTGGCTGGAGACACAGCTGAAGACCGCTCAGAGTGGTGGGACCTCGTCAGGGCAACAG GACCAAGTGATAGAGCAACAAGAACTGATACGAGAGTTGATCAAAAGACTCAAGTTCAAGGAAGAAGTCTTGGAG GACTCTCTGACCTTGTTGCTGACTCTTCCTGTTGCCAGTGACCCATCGGGAGAACTTATCACAGACTTTGTTGAGAGGTTAAAGGAACGAGAAGAACAGATAAAG cagagagaaggggatgagttgtCCGAAGTCAAACGCCAAAGAGCGTCAGAAGTCAAACGCCTACAGGAGGAGTTGAGATCAAGAGAGGAGGACATCACGCGACTGTCGAAGGTCCTGCGTGATAATCAAGACACTATAACC GCTCTTCGTGACATCCTGGGAGAAAAGGACTTCACCATCCAGAGACTGGAGGTGGCACTGGACTCTGCCGTTCGCTCCTCAGCCTCTCAGGATGCTCTGCGCCTCTCTGCTCTGCGGCAGAAAGATTCTCTGATTGCAGCAGTACAAGGAGCCCTGAGCAGCAGCAATCAAGATGTGGAG GCCCTTGCAGACTCTCTCTTATCCCACGGACTGGAGGAATTTAGTACCTCAATTCCTGGACTGTCTGCCCCTAATCCTCTAGTATCCCAGCTACAGGAAAAGGGTCGGCTCCTATCCCAAGCCCACGCAGACAATCAGCGTCAGAGAGTTGGGCACCAGCGAGACATCCAAGATCTACTAAATGCTCTTAATGAGAGCCAAACGCTGCTCCAG GAACAGTTGCGGCACTGTAAGAAACGCCTGCAGGACGGGGCTCAGGAGCAGAAGATGCTGCGAGAGACGCTGAGGGAGAAGGAGGGAGAGCTGCAAGAAGTGAGACGAAGGCATAACGCCGACCAGCACCAAGTCAATGCCAAACTGCTGCAACTACAAGACTCTGCCAGGGAGAGGGACCATGCCACCAAG
- the LOC142659886 gene encoding uncharacterized protein LOC142659886 isoform X2 — protein MSDLCRLCSSQLRGSRRKWLFGGSGSLPALFSHVVGTPVLRNSTGSTSRPVKGKGRPEDAEFLCGKCCHSLNVYQRYDQVLSRMRELYEQRSTRLVTEKEKLLFTLRTIHARAWDLPPPEYQHGHQDRNTPGYRGSYNDLRSPGYNKSRNNSLSPGYQSSCPTSPFPDRPGSFHGSLGSLSSGTPSKSYQQLLDHDRSKWEHESWWDDRHRGCSRCIKGEKCHSCSSWRVSDANYESVCTVPRRKKHNSGADDGSSVLLRSKSLGSFGGESISSKGSLLSLSASSLDSLSFMGEEGEEVFWKPKSPLASSPPSFPLPKAVVGEMLKSLKKIKYSPVKTPTRSKIPVRGQPRARAENVDQCIEEDDYERPRIEEPAGDLDAYMGIGTEVCRTQASHSLHIRETLNWLETQLKTAQSGGTSSGQQDQVIEQQELIRELIKRLKFKEEVLEDSLTLLLTLPVASDPSGELITDFVERLKEREEQIKREGDELSEVKRQRASEVKRLQEELRSREEDITRLSKVLRDNQDTITALRDILGEKDFTIQRLEVALDSAVRSSASQDALRLSALRQKDSLIAAVQGALSSSNQDVEALADSLLSHGLEEFSTSIPGLSAPNPLVSQLQEKGRLLSQAHADNQRQRVGHQRDIQDLLNALNESQTLLQEQLRHCKKRLQDGAQEQKMLRETLREKEGELQEVRRRHNADQHQVNAKLLQLQDSARERDHATKKLLQDAESRDQMIKKLQDRLSLGGGIRNTL, from the exons ATGTCAGACCTTTGCCGCCTTTGCTCCTCTCAACTTCGTGGGTCACGCCGCAAGTGGCTCTTTGGGGGCTCTGGATCCCTCCCTGCCTTATTCTCCCATGTAGTAGGTACCCCCGTCCTCCGCAATTCAACTGGATCAACCTCCAGACCTGTCAAAGGAAAGGGAAGACCAGAAGATGCAGAGTTTCTCTGTGGAAAGTGCTGCCACTCGCTCAATGTCTACCAACGCTATGACCAGGTGTTGTCTCGCATGCGGGAGCTGTATGAGCAGAGGTCCACTCGCCTGGTAACAGAGAAGGAGAAACTTTTGTTTACCTTACGTACTATTCACGCCAGAGCCTGGGACCTTCCACCACCTGAGTACCAACATGGGCATCAAGACCGTAATACACCTGGATATCGGGGTTCTTACAATGATCTCCGTTCTCCTGGCTATAATAAGTCTCGGAATAATTCCCTTTCTCCAGGATACCAAAGTTCATGTCCAACTTCTCCCTTTCCTGACCGTCCTGGGTCTTTCCATGGCTCCTTGGGTTCTTTGTCTTCTGGTACTCCTTCGAAGTCCTATCAACAACTCCTGGACCATGACCGCTCAAAGTGGGAGCATGAGAGCTGGTGGGATGACCGCCACAGGGGCTGCTCACGTTGCATCAAGGGTGAAAAGTGTCATtcttgctcctcctggagagttTCTGACGCCAATTATGAGTCTGTATGTACTGTCCCTCGAAGAAAGAAGCATAATAGTGGAGCAGATGACGGTAGTTCGGTTCTTCTAAGGAGCAAATCTCTGGGAAGCTTTGGTGGAGAAAGCATCAGCAGTAAGGGCTCCCTCCTGTCCTTATCAGCCTCTTCTTTGGATTCTCTTTCTTTCATGggggaagaaggagaagaagtatTTTGGAAACCAAAGTCTCCTTTGGCCTCATCTCCTCCTTCGTTTCCTTTACCCAAAGCTGTGGTGGGAGAAATGTTAAAAAGCTTGAAGAAAATTAAGTACAGTCCAGTTAAAACCCCAACAAGGAGCAAGATACCTGTAAGAGGTCAACCGAGGGCAAGGGCAGAAAACGTGGACCAATGTATAGAAGAAGATGACTATGAGAGACCACGGATAGAAGAACCTGCAGGAGACTTGGATGCATACATGGGAATTGGAACTGAG GTCTGCAGGACTCAAGCCTCTCATTCCCTTCACATTCGGGAGACCCTTAACTGGCTGGAGACACAGCTGAAGACCGCTCAGAGTGGTGGGACCTCGTCAGGGCAACAG GACCAAGTGATAGAGCAACAAGAACTGATACGAGAGTTGATCAAAAGACTCAAGTTCAAGGAAGAAGTCTTGGAG GACTCTCTGACCTTGTTGCTGACTCTTCCTGTTGCCAGTGACCCATCGGGAGAACTTATCACAGACTTTGTTGAGAGGTTAAAGGAACGAGAAGAACAGATAAAG agagaaggggatgagttgtCCGAAGTCAAACGCCAAAGAGCGTCAGAAGTCAAACGCCTACAGGAGGAGTTGAGATCAAGAGAGGAGGACATCACGCGACTGTCGAAGGTCCTGCGTGATAATCAAGACACTATAACC GCTCTTCGTGACATCCTGGGAGAAAAGGACTTCACCATCCAGAGACTGGAGGTGGCACTGGACTCTGCCGTTCGCTCCTCAGCCTCTCAGGATGCTCTGCGCCTCTCTGCTCTGCGGCAGAAAGATTCTCTGATTGCAGCAGTACAAGGAGCCCTGAGCAGCAGCAATCAAGATGTGGAG GCCCTTGCAGACTCTCTCTTATCCCACGGACTGGAGGAATTTAGTACCTCAATTCCTGGACTGTCTGCCCCTAATCCTCTAGTATCCCAGCTACAGGAAAAGGGTCGGCTCCTATCCCAAGCCCACGCAGACAATCAGCGTCAGAGAGTTGGGCACCAGCGAGACATCCAAGATCTACTAAATGCTCTTAATGAGAGCCAAACGCTGCTCCAG GAACAGTTGCGGCACTGTAAGAAACGCCTGCAGGACGGGGCTCAGGAGCAGAAGATGCTGCGAGAGACGCTGAGGGAGAAGGAGGGAGAGCTGCAAGAAGTGAGACGAAGGCATAACGCCGACCAGCACCAAGTCAATGCCAAACTGCTGCAACTACAAGACTCTGCCAGGGAGAGGGACCATGCCACCAAG